The following proteins are co-located in the Bradyrhizobium sp. AZCC 2176 genome:
- a CDS encoding AAA family ATPase, producing the protein MADIRPSASIEAVESGLAAQGYIASRQIATAVYLAQQIEKPILVEGPAGVGKTELAKAIAAWRGMKMIRLQCYEGLDEAKALYEWKYAKQLLYTQILKDKLGEVLGGAPTLEAALNQLHDFGDVFFSKEFVEPRPLLQALEQPAGCVLLIDEIDKSDAEFESLLLEILSDFQVTIPELGTVVAVAPPTVILTSNSERDLGDALKRRCLHLHIGFPEQKLEERIVESRVPGISQTLRRQMVSFIHEVRTLDLKKLPSVSESIDWARVLVLLQARELGHEVVKDTLNVLLKYEADIEATTPQVSTFVAKASRQNVFG; encoded by the coding sequence GTGGCTGATATCAGGCCGTCGGCCTCGATCGAGGCAGTGGAAAGCGGTCTTGCGGCGCAAGGCTATATTGCGAGCCGCCAGATCGCGACCGCGGTCTATCTGGCGCAACAGATCGAAAAACCCATCCTGGTCGAAGGCCCCGCCGGCGTCGGCAAGACCGAGCTTGCGAAAGCGATCGCGGCGTGGCGCGGCATGAAGATGATCCGCCTGCAATGCTACGAGGGACTCGACGAGGCCAAGGCGCTCTACGAGTGGAAATACGCCAAACAGCTTCTGTACACGCAAATCCTCAAGGACAAGCTCGGCGAAGTGCTCGGCGGCGCCCCCACGCTGGAGGCGGCGCTCAATCAGCTTCACGATTTCGGCGACGTGTTCTTCTCCAAGGAATTCGTCGAGCCGCGGCCGCTGCTGCAGGCGCTGGAGCAGCCCGCGGGCTGCGTGCTGCTGATCGACGAAATCGACAAGTCGGACGCCGAATTCGAATCGCTCCTGCTGGAAATTCTCAGTGATTTCCAGGTGACGATCCCGGAGCTCGGCACGGTGGTCGCGGTCGCGCCGCCGACCGTGATCCTGACCTCGAACAGCGAGCGCGATCTCGGCGATGCGCTGAAGCGGCGTTGCCTGCATCTTCACATCGGCTTCCCCGAGCAGAAGCTGGAAGAGCGGATCGTCGAAAGCCGCGTGCCCGGTATTTCGCAAACGCTACGCAGACAGATGGTGAGCTTCATCCACGAGGTTCGCACACTCGATCTGAAGAAGCTGCCGTCGGTCAGCGAAAGCATCGACTGGGCGCGCGTGCTGGTGCTGCTGCAGGCGCGCGAACTTGGCCATGAGGTGGTCAAGGATACGCTGAACGTTCTTCTGAAATACGAGGCGGATATCGAGGCCACGACGCCTCAGGTCTCAACCTTCGTCGCCAAGGCCTCGCGTCAAAACGTCTTCGGGTGA
- a CDS encoding vWA domain-containing protein, giving the protein MRENLHRFFRAARGAGVRLSPAESIDAMRAVSKVGFTDRTILRDTFLLTLAKTQDEKKALGDCFDLFFDQPEPQSPPEDGEADGQHAEESNAASDSPGDASDGGEQTERLGQLAQMLLAQDRNQISAAIANAAGAASLSDIRYFTQRGIFSGRILDQMGIERLRDDLDSLAATNPALAERLTNALDGLRGTVRETVSQALMLYGREEAENLRNEILRNAPLSRIEPRQVEQMRHLIRQIARRLRERYSKPRKRQRRGHLDVRRTIRRNAAWGGVPFLTAWKRRHRDKPKIIALCDVSGSVARVSDFFLLLIHSLHEVVDDVRSFAFSGHLIEVSDILESKSPEEAMAEIMSKVGFGSSDYGSSLDDFEHGWMSAITPQTTVIVLGDARSNNLDPRADILRRIAERSKRLVWLNPEGRMAWGWGDSEMPRYSTFCTVVRQCATAKQLERAVSDIVASYQ; this is encoded by the coding sequence ATGCGAGAGAACCTGCATCGCTTCTTTCGTGCGGCGCGGGGCGCAGGTGTGAGGCTCTCGCCGGCCGAAAGCATCGACGCGATGCGGGCCGTCTCCAAGGTCGGCTTTACCGACCGCACCATCCTTCGTGACACTTTTCTGCTGACGCTCGCCAAGACGCAGGACGAGAAGAAGGCGCTCGGCGATTGTTTCGATCTGTTCTTCGATCAGCCCGAGCCGCAGTCACCACCCGAGGACGGCGAGGCCGACGGGCAGCACGCAGAAGAATCCAACGCGGCGTCCGATTCACCCGGTGACGCCAGCGACGGCGGCGAGCAGACCGAGCGGCTCGGACAGCTCGCGCAGATGCTGCTGGCGCAGGACCGCAACCAGATTTCGGCGGCGATCGCCAACGCCGCGGGCGCGGCCTCGCTGTCCGACATCCGCTATTTCACGCAGCGCGGCATCTTCTCCGGCCGCATCCTCGACCAGATGGGCATCGAGCGCCTGCGCGACGATCTCGACAGTCTCGCCGCCACCAACCCGGCGCTGGCGGAACGGCTGACCAACGCGCTGGACGGCTTGCGCGGCACAGTCCGCGAAACCGTCTCCCAGGCGCTGATGCTATACGGGCGCGAGGAAGCGGAAAACCTGCGTAACGAAATTTTGCGCAACGCGCCGTTGTCGCGGATCGAGCCGCGGCAGGTCGAGCAGATGCGGCATCTGATCCGACAGATCGCCCGCCGCCTGCGCGAGCGCTACTCCAAGCCGCGCAAGCGTCAGCGCCGCGGCCATCTCGACGTGCGCCGCACCATCCGCCGCAACGCCGCCTGGGGCGGCGTGCCGTTTCTCACTGCCTGGAAACGCCGGCACCGCGACAAGCCGAAGATTATCGCGCTCTGCGACGTCTCAGGTTCGGTGGCGCGGGTATCGGATTTCTTCCTGCTGCTGATTCACAGCCTGCACGAGGTTGTGGACGACGTCCGCTCGTTTGCGTTCTCCGGACACCTGATCGAGGTCAGCGACATCCTGGAATCCAAGTCGCCGGAAGAGGCGATGGCCGAGATCATGTCGAAGGTCGGCTTCGGCTCGTCCGATTACGGCAGTTCGCTCGACGATTTCGAACACGGCTGGATGAGCGCGATCACGCCGCAAACCACGGTGATCGTGCTCGGCGACGCCCGCAGCAACAACCTCGATCCCCGCGCCGACATCCTTCGCCGTATCGCCGAGCGATCGAAGCGGCTGGTGTGGCTCAATCCGGAGGGCCGCATGGCCTGGGGCTGGGGCGACTCCGAAATGCCGCGCTATTCGACCTTCTGCACCGTGGTCCGCCAATGCGCGACCGCCAAGCAGCTCGAACGCGCGGTGTCGGATATCGTGGCGAGCTATCAATAG